AACCAGTAGTAAACGAGGTGTCTTTGTCCCGCTTTTTCCACCATTAACCTCTTTACCGTGATTTTGCCGAAATGCGGTATACTTCTTATCTCATGGGCCGATGAATGTAATGTCTTCCAGCCCGAAGAAGGAAGGCATACATCTGGGCTGTGGAAAAAATTGGTGTTTTCTCCGAAAGGTGAACCCCGGTAACCCAGATAAAGAGAGACCGTTCCTGCACCGGGCCTGTAGTATGATGCTTCGAATGCATCCTCCGCCCCTGATGCTTCAATGATCTCCGGACTGATGGAGATCCTCCGCCCCTGCCAGTCCTCAAGTTTCAAAGGAAAGCCCGCCAGGCCTCCTCGAATCTGTATGGCCGGAAGGGCCGTTGTCAAAAAATTCAGGATTCCTACCGCAAGCAATAAGAGAGAGGAAAGGGTCACCGGGAGGATGTTGCTTCGGTGCGTGACCGGTAAGACATCGCAGTGTTTTTCCACCCTGGGTTTTGTCTTACTTTGAGGCGGGATTATTTTTAAAGTGATATGAAGGAGAAACATGAGTCCTAAGGCGAACATGAAAACGAGCCACCCGGAAAAGCTGTGAAAAAAACCGCTGGCCGCTTCCAAACCGTAGCATTGGGCCAGAATACCGGTAAACCCTATCCGTACACCGTTGGTGAATACCGCCAGGGGTATGGTGGAAATAACAATAAGACCCCGTCGCAAGGGTGATCTTTCAAAAAAGTAGGAGAAGAGGAGCCCTATAGCCAGCAAGGGGAGGATATAGCGAAGACCGCTGCACGCATCCACGACCTGAAGTTTCAAGACTCCTAAATCTATGACGTTGCCTTCGACGAATACCGGGATATCAAAAAGTCTCAGTATGGATTCTCCAAGCCTTGTGGATAGCAGTTTAAGACGGTAACCGACGACACTGCCGAACAGAGTGGGCAATGGGATCATGAATAT
This sequence is a window from Deltaproteobacteria bacterium. Protein-coding genes within it:
- a CDS encoding EpsI family protein → PVRPSLLGGGIFFILLVISTYGILGSSPSAVRPAVPLVILSLVLFCYGRRILKITAFPLSMLIFMIPLPTLFGSVVGYRLKLLSTRLGESILRLFDIPVFVEGNVIDLGVLKLQVVDACSGLRYILPLLAIGLLFSYFFERSPLRRGLIVISTIPLAVFTNGVRIGFTGILAQCYGLEAASGFFHSFSGWLVFMFALGLMFLLHITLKIIPPQSKTKPRVEKHCDVLPVTHRSNILPVTLSSLLLLAVGILNFLTTALPAIQIRGGLAGFPLKLEDWQGRRISISPEIIEASGAEDAFEASYYRPGAGTVSLYLGYRGSPFGENTNFFHSPDVCLPSSGWKTLHSSAHEIRSIPHFGKITVKRLMVEKAGQRHLVYYWFQTRDKTSFDVNINRFHLALHAILRDNTHDLFIRLITGIHRNEGEKKAEVRLDDFTRVFMGVLLDFLAERQTIRDSAGFSHIKEAR